The Astyanax mexicanus isolate ESR-SI-001 chromosome 18, AstMex3_surface, whole genome shotgun sequence DNA window CCACACCCGTCTCCCCTTTATCACCTTTTAACCCTATGGGCCCTGAGTCCCCCTTGGTTCCATTATGGCAGTTGCATGCCCCCTCCAGGCCCTGCTCTCCTTTCTGTCCTGGGGTGCCCGGGGTGCCTGGAGTGCCTGTCAGGCCGGGATCACCCTTCAGTCCCTTGGCACCCTGATCTCCGTTTCGCCCTGGTATGCCACGTGGACCTACAGGGCCTGGCAGCCCTGGTTCTCCAGGAGGTCCCTGCACACTGTCACAGGTGTCTGGACACTGACCGTCATCTCCCTTCGGACCTGGGTCACCCACCGGTCCTCCTGCACCAGTTTCGCCCTTACTACCTGAAACACAAATGCAGTGTTAGAGTCATTGATGATTTCTGCtggtgtaaatgaaaataaaatattagatTTATTGTTTCTAATTTACCTTTCATTCCAATCTGTCCCTTAGCACCAGTGGGTCCCGCTACACCTGGATCTCCTTTCACTCCATCGTCACctttctcacctgtgtgtgtaaaTCAGTTTAATCATCAGTCATACAAGATGTAGACAACATACTTTGGACCACATAAATACTTTCAGAGCCTGAGTTGAGACTAAAGTCTCTCGGTGTGAGCCTATGTTGAGACTAGAACTACACAACGTTCTGAATGGAGATTCTTTGTTAAACTCGTACCCTTTATCCCCTGCTGACCGATGTGTCCTGGTGGGCCACGGGGTCCTGTTAGCCCCCTTGGGCCAGTGCGACCTGGAGgtcctgtgaaaaaaaacaaatatcaatATTCTAAACATTCACCAAACAAGTGGTTTTCCTCTACAGATGAAGTACATAAACATAAAGCAGATTTGTGTTTTTGGATTGCACTGGATTAACCTGCAATGGAGGCTTTGGCTGAACTAAAGGAATGTTGTAATGGATTTACTTGTATAACTTGATATATAGTCACAACGCTATATGTAAACCATTTTCTTCACAATCATTTATCAGACTAATTGTGTTAGTTAAATGGAATGCATGCTgacattacttttttaaaactgccAACTGCCCAAGTATTTTCCAAATTCTCCTTATCTTCAGTACACTCTGACACAGTTATCTACTATtataatatgtatgtaaaataagcATGTATACCTACCTCTCAGTCCAGGGTCTCCTTGTTCTCCCTTCTGTCCTGCCTTGTTGGGACAGGTGGAGCACATGCAGAACCAGGGCACCTGGTCAGCAGTAGGTGGCACTGGAGCCTCCAGAAGCATCTGGCAGTAGGAGAGATCGAGGCTGGGTGCTGGCGTTACCCCAGGATCGAGTGGCAGGGTGTCAGATGGCACTGCGGTATAAGAGGCGCCAGACGTGCAACGGACAACCAAAAACCCCAGAAGCACAAGGGAGGTCCACATGATCTACAGAGAGATTAAAGAGCACAAAGGTTAGCATGAAGGTTTAGCTACAGCTCCAGAACTTTCTCTTCAGGGCCCAAACCCAAAGCAATGCAGTGCTAAATCACTCACCACTGTCCACTGATGAAGAATgagacacattcacacacacacagctgaaattAGACAGCAGGTACCACTGAAAGTGCTTAtatacctccacacacacacacacacacacgtacatccAACACGCCTgcaagaatgtgtgtgtgatatgAGTGTGAGATCGCTTTCATGTTCATTGACCTCATTAACACTAATGTAGAGCGGagggaatatgtgtgtgtgtgtgtgtgtgtatgttacagAGTTGAAGGGAAGTAAGAGGAGAGAGGGCGATGTCCCAAAGGAACCATCACCCACAAATACTTTGAGTGACTCCGCCCAGTACCTGACCCTGTTTCCAGCTCCGCTCctctttatgtttttgtttatgttgtaTCTTTGCTTTATGCTGCATCTCTCCCACGCTGCTCCTTTACCCACAGTGCCCTGCGGACCTGAGCCCCAAACCCCCTGGGCTGCAGTTACGCCCGCGGCGTCCCATCTGCAtcatggaacacacacacacacagttagtgAGGATCCCATAATTTATTATTGGTTAGTAAACATATAATAACGAATCAATAATGCGATTAGCAGTCCAAGACCTATTTACCTTCAAATGTTATTAAGGGCCAAACCAATTTCACCCCATGGCGCTACCACTGACCTCTActcctctgttttgtgtgtgcaggtctaggggtagggtgtcctgatttttGTTAGGCTGGAGTAGTAG harbors:
- the LOC103040911 gene encoding inner ear-specific collagen, whose product is MCLILHQWTVIMWTSLVLLGFLVVRCTSGASYTAVPSDTLPLDPGVTPAPSLDLSYCQMLLEAPVPPTADQVPWFCMCSTCPNKAGQKGEQGDPGLRGPPGRTGPRGLTGPRGPPGHIGQQGIKGEKGDDGVKGDPGVAGPTGAKGQIGMKGSKGETGAGGPVGDPGPKGDDGQCPDTCDSVQGPPGEPGLPGPVGPRGIPGRNGDQGAKGLKGDPGLTGTPGTPGTPGQKGEQGLEGACNCHNGTKGDSGPIGLKGDKGETGVAGTPGAPGKTGDKGDQGNPGMPGDPGPCSPSIQSAFSAALMAVFPAPNLPVPFERVLYNLQQHYEPSTGIYTAPVNGIYVFSYHLTVFSRTLKVGLFWNYEPVVKSTEDLGSTSQQVLLHLSGGDQVWLQVRDSSTNGMYTNSEMSSTFSGFLLNPDSCDMLGGRDFHEPIKGTYMWGN